In Amia ocellicauda isolate fAmiCal2 chromosome 7, fAmiCal2.hap1, whole genome shotgun sequence, the genomic window tgtttctgtcactcctacaacatcatagtcacatgctatcactgtggcttccaagtctaacatcttgttccttatactcctggcattgaggaataacatttcaggactttcctactagcagtttcccttggttttctttccttagaggaacatctcccattgtcagagctccctgaccccctggttcctagtttaaatgattctcaatttcactgcacatacgctctcccaatgcatctTTTGTCCATCCACACGGATGAGTAAGGTAAGTACAAGTTTTATTGTTACACTATCAACAACTGATACAGTGCACAAAGTCTgttcagtaacacacacacagaatattACAGTTAATTGCACACAGGATTATATAATAGTAGATATAATACTAACACTAAAACTatctaaaatgcctttaatagaTGTGGGCaactaaaatcctaaaacccgaacctaatcaataataatagaaagaaatataaaaaatactaataaaatatatagctaAAAGTTCATTACTAATCCTAATCTCACTAACTCTTCCGATGTCTTCCCATGGCACCATGCACAGCCTCTGCAGGTTAGTGCAAACCGCCGTTGTATAAATTAAACCTTTGCCTTTCATAATTGTACCTGTAAAGACAAAAGTTTGGAACTCTTAGAGATAGGAGATTAAGGTAAGTCCTGTGCAAACAAGCAATGTAAACAAGTCCTTGTGCAACGATACAGAATAAGGGAAGTCTCTATGCAAAAATACGAGAGAAATCTACTaatatctgtctctctctccctcagaagCAGCTACTGCAGCAACCCCTGTCACCGCAAAGACCAGTCTCTCCAGCAGAGGGAAAAGCACTTAATATCCTAATTCTGATCAAGGGCAACGAGACAGGGATTATCATTCCTTTAATAAAAGCTTTTTCTTGCAACTGTGTTCACACTTAGTTCATTAAGTTCCACAATGCATGCATAACCTTGGTTTCCAGTCCCAGCCTTCTCAGGAGCCTCTCGCTGTCTGCTTGCTCTGTGGGTTACTTCTGCAGTCCCGTCCGATTTCTCTTCAATGATTTGTAATCCACAGGATAAGTAACTGTTTGCACAAGCCCGTCTTCCTCCACCTCTTCCCTCCTGCTCTCTGGTCTTTGAGATTTGAGGTGACTCTTCTACTATCTTCCCTGCAGCTTACTGCCTGCAAGAATACGTTTCTTCCCCTTGTGAAAGGAGACTCCCAGGCTTTTGTAGCCAGTTCCCTGGGTTTGGGGGGACAGGTGAAAGCAATTGATTGGATGACAGGGAGATCCATGTGGGAATGTCCACTGGTAGGTGCAAAAGTGGTCCaaagaaggaaaagcggtgaaccggcgacagggtcatgggcggccaaggcacATTGATGCaagtggggagcgaaggctggcacgtgtggtccgatccaacagacgagctactgtagctcaaattgcttaaaaagttaatgctggttctgatagaaaggtgtcagaacacacagtgcattgcagtttgttgcgtatggggctgcgtagccgcagaccagtcagggtgcccatgctgacccctgtccactgctgaaagcgcctacaatgggcatgtggaccacggagcaatggaagaaggtggcctggtctgatgaatcacgagtaaaaggtgttgacttggcctccaaactccccagatctcaatccaatcgagcatctgtgggatgtgctggccaaacaagtccgatccacctcgcaacttacaggacttaaaggatctgctgctaatgtcttggtgccagataccacagcacaccttcagaggtctagtggagtccatgactcgacaggtcagggctgttttgggacctgcacaatattaggcaggtggtcataatgttatggctgatcggtgtatatttgaAGTTTAAGGGCAATCCTTGCAATGGTTCTGGTTATTTTAGTTTGCAACTAAAAAAATCTTACAATACCAGTCCTCCAGCCATTCTGGTTTGGAAGACTAAACTTGATACAAAAATATCTTGTAAATATATTGGACAGTGTATGTGTAGGGTTTCATTGGTTAACTGTGCGGGAACAGGGAGAGTACCGTGATTGGGGTAGCCCGTGAGTTTTTCAGTATTTGTTGTATGATCTAGCTATTCATTTCCTTATGTTATGAATGTGTGAATTAAGTAAATGTAATATTCTTGATTGAATTAAAATGTGACTCACTAAAATGTGACtcattaaagtgttttttcattgcattctataattttattcatgttaaatTTTACAGTACACGCAATGTTTTTCGCCACTATTTTGGAAGTTTGACTGTCATGTGTGTAGGAGTATGGCACCTTTGAGGCAGTAGCCCAGGACACCAGTAATTTTTGATCTGGCCCTGGATGCtggtaaataataatgaaagtgttatttaaaaaaaaaatatttttaacataTTGCTATTGATAATCACTCTTCAACCCATTGTACAGTTGGAGTTTATTACTAAATGTTTCTGCTTAATCAACAggcctattttattatttatttatgtatttatcattgttgttcttatccatttatttctgaataaaacctgatttctttcaaaatatttatgtattttttcatattaACAGTCTACCTCTTTTAAAAATCattaatctgaatttgtaaaacataTTCACCCAAAAATCAGAAACCCTACTTTTAACTCAATAAGTTAAATAGAACAAGTAAGCTTTGTGCATTGCACAGCTTCTATATAGACAgaacatattatttaaaattaatagcaCTTATGACGTTACCTAGATATGTAAAGGCACTTTCTCACATCACACCGCACCCATGAGAAAATcgagaaacaaaaaacagctatTGCATCCATTTAAAACTGAAGCAAGAAGCTGTCTAACTGGTTGTTGCTGCTTCTCCGAGGATCAGGTATGTCAGCCACAAAGTGAGAAAGCGTGAAAGAGTTTTAAAATCATTTgtgaaaaagcaataaaaaactatatataaaaaaatctgtaGATCACAGGCAGATTTTAATGAGAGGTCAAAAGACATTATACTACCAAACAGCTGATTTTAACTGCTTGTTCAAAAACAGCGAAAAAGAATGTGAACAAGTCTGAGCCTGTCTAACTGTAGTATCGGGGAAGAGATCATCATTGAGAACAGAAGGGGCTGTACGTCTGGGAGGAAAAGGCAGCAATACCTTCCGAAATGGAAGAGGAGCTCTACTGTCCTGTGTGCTGTGAAATCTACAAGGAACCCATTGTCCTGAAGTGTAGCCACAGCTTCTGTAAAGCCTGTCTAGAACAGTATTGGAGACAGAAGGGCTCTCGGGAATGCCCTTTGTGCAGGAGAATTGAATCATCTATAGACAATCCAATTGTCAACCGGGCATTAAAGAATCTCTGTGAGTCCTTCTTAAAGGAGAGAAGTCGGAAACCTCCAGCAGGGTGTGCAGCAGCACTCTGCAGTCTGCACTGTGAGAAACTGAAGCTCTTCTGTCTGCAGCATGAAGAGCTTTTATGTGTTGATTGTGTCACTTCAAGAAgacatgaaaaacacaaattccAGCCTGCTCAGGAGGCAGCTCAGAAGTACAAGGTTAGTACATCTATTTTTATTGACAAAGGAGAGAGGATTGAGGAAGACAGTTCCATTCAACATGGAACGTTAAGGTAAAAAACCCTAAATACTTTGTACTGACAGTATCTAGGCCCAACTTTCCCCTGTGCTGTGTTTCTGATACCAGAAGTCTATCCAGATATATTTCAGAACTGCATATCATGTGTTCATTGCGTTTACACATTGTCAGCAAAGCTTTTAAATTAGAGAAATAGTCAATAATGACTTCAGTTACAAGATAATAGACCTGATATCTGTAGAATAATCACATTACAGGTATTTATGCTTTTAAAGGCTCAACAAGTTAAAACACATACTATTCAAGTCATTCACCAGTGACTCAGATCATGGTTTAGAAATTACATGATACATTGGAGAGCTATTTTAAGTGTGGTGAAGTATACGTGCAGAGAAAAAAGTGTTGTAGTTTCAATTGGGCAGTATTCAGTACAGTGTGTAATGCTGGGTGGTGCTCAACTATAATGGTGGTCTATGATATTGTTTGTTAGAGCTCAACCATTTAATAAAAGAGaacccaagaaaaaaaaaatatatatacatgtattaaaaaaaggctTTGTCCATCTTCATATAGACAATCACAAGTAAATAAGATTTACAgtgaaatattacagttcagacATTCACACGTATAaaacttaaaattaaaagttGAAATGTAACTACAAAACTTGAATTCAGCAATAATTAATTAGATTAGTTAATTATGACATGAATTATTCTCTGTGATTCCTGTCTTTATTTTCTGCATTGGCCTATTAGTGTGTTTCTCCAATACAGTGTAAACTTTATCACTTAATTTCAGGAAGAACTCAAGACTGCATTGCATCCCCTGCAGAAGAAGCTGGAAACGTTtaataaagtgaaagaaaccTGTGATCAAACAGCAGAACACCTTAAGGTAAACTTCCTATattatggatttaaaaataaatacttgaaaacaaactaaaagcAAATTTCatacataatgtaaatactttccTCTCCAGACCCAGGCCCAGCAAACAGAGAAGCAAATAAAGGAGGAGTTTGAGAAACTTCACAAGTTTCTACGAGATGAAGAGGCAGCCAGGATAGCTGCACtaagagaggaagaggagcaaAAGAGTGGCATGATGAAGGAGAAGATTGAGAACTTGACAAGAGAGATATCATCCCTTTCAGACACAATCAGAGCCCTAGAACAGGAGATGGGAGCTGAAGACATATCATTCCTGCAGGTGAGGACTGTTTTCTCTGTTACAATAGTCTGAATGCAGACTGATGGTCACTGTTTAATCACAGACTTATGTCAGTGTTTGTGTGGCAATATTTAGTAACTGGCTATGTTCTTGTTTTCCAGAACTACAAGGAGTCAAAGAGCAGGTTTGTAAACTCTAGCCGGTCTTCCTCTTTTCTGTTGTATTGAATCCAAAGCAACAGCAGCATTGATTCTTGAATATTTTTGCAGAGCCCAGTGCGCAGTGCAGGATCCAGAGGGGGTTTCAGGAGCGCTGATAGATGTTGCCAAGCACCTGGGCTCTCTGAAGTACAGAGTGTGGGAGAAGATGCTGGGGATTGTTCAATACAGTGAGTACTGGAAGGCAGGGGCAAATTCAAtacttttacaattaaaatgttcagCAGCATTTTGTCAGTTAAATTAGCCCATAGCcagtgttggaaaaaaaaatcacatttgtttgtctgacattgttttaaaaaaccAAATACGATTGGGTGCTAAAGCTGTATTGTAAGATATTTCAagacaattatttattaatttattaatggaAATCTGTGCCATTCCATTAACAATCTTTTTAATTTGAGATGTCAAACCCAGAAGTGTATTCCCCAAAATTTGAtgtattcaaataattaaatatacagtaaagaCTTTATGATTTCATTAATCAATGTTTGGCACACAGTCCTTTTAGTTTTCTTTGTCACTGCCTTTACAGAATATGATTTTGTAATCCTTTCTCTCTTACTCTTTCAGCTCCTGTGACTTTGGACCCCAACACAGCAGCCACCCAGCTCTTACTGTCTGAGGATCTAACCAGGGTAAGACGGAGTGCTGAGAGACAGCAGCTTCCTGACAACCCAGAGAGGTTTGATCTGTATTGTTGTGTGCTGGGCTCTAAGGGATTCAGCTCAGGGAGACATTGCTGGGATGTTGATGTGACAGACAGTTCTTTCTGGTGTTTGGGTGTGGCCAAATTGTCCAGCAACAGGAAAGGAGAACTCCTTCTGAGCCCAGCAGGAGGATTCTGGACTATAGGTCTGTGGGGAGGGAAATACACAGCACTGACCTCAGCACGGATACGACTCACGGTGAAGAAGATACCCAGGAAGATCAGAGTACAGCTGGACTATGACAGGGGGGAGGTGTCATTCTCGGACCCCAGTGACAGGACACATCTCTACACTTTTAAAGACATGTTTACACAGAGGCTGTTTCCATTATTTTCCCTAGGTGACACTGACCTAAGTCCTCTACAAATCTGCCCAGTGAAGGCATATATTATAGTGGAATAGCACAGTGTGTTGAGGGTAAAGATCATGGCAGAGCTTATGTGAAGAACACTACTGAATGTAGCTATGACCCTGCTGGCCACTGTAGACCCATAGGATGTGAGAAGGGGGGAAATCCTGTTATATGACCACCTATAGTAAATTAATAATGAATTACTGAAACAAAGCCTTTATTTCATAAACCTGTACTGGGACACTCAAGTTACTTATGCAAATTCATATGCAaagctgtgtttctgtgtgtggtgTTACTGTTAGTAGAAAGACTGTTCCAGTTAAAcatgatataataataaatctacaatgtaaataaaatgtacacttcCCAGTATCTCATTTAGTAGTATTTTGTTAACAGTAAAACCCTGATGGAAGTTTTTACAGTATATGACTGTACATTGCTCAGATTTCTAGGACACACATTCTCTTGTAAGGAAGCAGCCTTTAGTAGCTTTGTTACATGGACATCCTGTTATGTAGTAGTGGAAGTAGTGTGAATGCAAAACTCAGCAAAATATTATGCTGAAATAATTACTGGGCTTCCTGAATGGCATTTAAGTCAAGTTTGAAAAGTTGCAGCCAAATCTATCATTGAAGGCTTGGAAGACATTATGGGAATTGTTCAGACTTGTGTACTGGTCTCTAAATCTCAAAATACACATTGGTATCTTCCCTTGTGTCACAGGGTTGTGTAGAAGCTTAGAAGCTTAGTAGCTTAGATGCACATTTGTGGTGTGGAAATTTGTGGATTCAAATTCTGGTAAATCCCAGTCATGTCCTTTGTGAAGCTGTGTTTCCTtgtgaataattaaataactgtACCTGGTGTCATAtagaccagtggttttcaaacttttTTCCGGTGATCCACATATTTAGAAAGACGAACCTTCACGACCCAATTAACAATGACTACACAAAAGAACATTGAACATGCAATCAGACAAAGTTCATATGCCCCAATGTCTTATTAAGTACTATATTGTTAACATATCACCAGGGAATTTAATCTTAACTAGGGATCTCCAACCTTTTGAACATGAGAGCTACTTTGAAAAAATCTAAGATGTCGCAagctactttttattttcttctcttttattAATCATCAGGGACTTGACACTGCATGCACAGATTTAAAGGCACATTTAAGACACATCTAACATTAGCTCTGCTAGTGC contains:
- the LOC136752623 gene encoding E3 ubiquitin-protein ligase TRIM35; translation: MEEELYCPVCCEIYKEPIVLKCSHSFCKACLEQYWRQKGSRECPLCRRIESSIDNPIVNRALKNLCESFLKERSRKPPAGCAAALCSLHCEKLKLFCLQHEELLCVDCVTSRRHEKHKFQPAQEAAQKYKEELKTALHPLQKKLETFNKVKETCDQTAEHLKTQAQQTEKQIKEEFEKLHKFLRDEEAARIAALREEEEQKSGMMKEKIENLTREISSLSDTIRALEQEMGAEDISFLQNYKESKSRAQCAVQDPEGVSGALIDVAKHLGSLKYRVWEKMLGIVQYTPVTLDPNTAATQLLLSEDLTRVRRSAERQQLPDNPERFDLYCCVLGSKGFSSGRHCWDVDVTDSSFWCLGVAKLSSNRKGELLLSPAGGFWTIGLWGGKYTALTSARIRLTVKKIPRKIRVQLDYDRGEVSFSDPSDRTHLYTFKDMFTQRLFPLFSLGDTDLSPLQICPVKAYIIVE